The nucleotide sequence GATATGATGGGCGAAAATTATGTAAGATGTTATGGGCATGTTGCTTAGAAGATATccagatataataataataaaataaaataattaatgttagtgatacAAGAATAGAtaaagaaaaatctaaaaaaaattaataaaaattttaaataaaattttaaatattctaaACTCAATTAAATATATGACCATTACATTCTCAATCCACATAATtaagatttataattttattatatatatatatatatatatatatatatatatatatatatatatatatcaaatgattaagagttcaaaatcttataagataaattttgatttctcgatattttggataaaaaataaaaccTCTACTATCAACGTCATGCAAAACAGCCATTCCACTTTCTAAGACTCGTCCAGCAAATCTAGCAGACCAATTAGTGCTCATCTCAAGAAAAGTGGGTGAACCCTGTCGCATCTGAAACAGGCGAGCGCATTCCAATCTTTAGTTCTCATTTCAAATCAAGTTCAAACACCTACAGTAATTAACCTCAGCGAATGTGGCCACACCGTGTCTTAGATTCTATTACCCTTCACCTTCCCCTCTCCCCGCCATTATTTTTCGTGCCATGTCGTATTAGGGCAATCCACAGAGGCAGACCCAACAGTCCACAGGAACGTGACTCCCCTCTTCTGCCTCCCTTTTGGTTTCTGCTTCCGCTTGTCCATCCTTCTTCTCTTGCTTGCGATCCTAAACAACCGACGCCAGACCATGGATGCCTTGACAGGCCGAGATCATGGCACTCATCGCCGTTGATGAAGAGAAAAGATAGCTTCAGTAGTTCCAGCTTCGGCCGCCCTGCCCAACCCCCAGCATGAGGCTCCCAAATCTCCTTCGTCAACTGGTTCGGGTGCTGCTCTTGTCGACGCTCTCATGCATGCTGTCCCCCTTCGTTGTGTCCGCGGGCGGCGCTGACCTGCCGACGCCGCTCAACGACGAAGTCCTTGGTCTCATCGTCTTCAAGTCGGTGCTCGAGGACCCGGCCGGCGCCCTTGCGACGTGGAACGAGGCCGATGCCACCCCATGCAACTGGTCTCACGTCGAGTGCGGCGTCGCCTCCTCCCGGGTGGTCCGCCTTGACCTCGCTTCCCTCTCGCTCTCCGGACCCCTCCCTCGCGGCCTCGACCGCCTCCCCGCCCTCGCCTCGCTCTCCCTAGCCGATAACAACCTCTCCGGCCCTATCCCCCCcggcctctccctcctcccctccctCCGCTCCCTCGACCTCAGCCGCAACGCCTTCTCCGGCCGCCTGCCCGACGAtctctccctcctctcctccaTCCGCTCCCTCGACCTCTCCTCCAATTCCCTCGCCGGCCCCATCCCAGACTCCTTCTTCTCGTCCTCCCACTCCTCGGCCACCACCTGCGGCTCGCTTCGCTACCTCTCCCTCGCTGGCAACCGCTTTGAGGGTCCCTTGCCTTCCACATTGCCGCAGTGTTCCTTTCTCCTCCATCTCAACCTCTCCGACAACAGGTTCTCCGGCGCGCCGGACTTCGCCAACGGTCTCTGGCCGCTCTCCCGGCTGCGAGTGCTTGATCTGTCCCGTAACTCCTTTTCTGGGCCGATCCCCGCCGGAATCGGCGATCTGCATAACCTCAAGCACCTCCAGTTGAACCACAACCAGTTCTCCGGGGTCATCCCCGCTGGCATCGGCCTCTGTCCGCACTTAGACACCTTGGACCTGAGCTTCAACTCCTTCGACGGACATCTCCCGGACTCCGTCCAATATCTGAGTTCTATGACCTTCCTCAGCTTGTCAAACAACCAACTCTCTGGCGATGTTCTGCCATGGATCGGGAACTTGACCTCCGTCCAGCACTTGGATCTATCGAACAACAAGTTCACCGGCAGCTTGCCGCCGTCGCTCGGCGGGCTGAAGGAGTTGACTTATCTAAGCCTATCCAACAACAAGCTCACCGGAACGATCCCGGACGCGGTGGCGGAATGCTCGAAGCTGACCGAGCTTCGGCTGAAGGGGAACAGGCTCAACGGTAGCATCCCGCAAGGCCTGTTCAATCTGGGCCTGGAGGTGCTCGACTTGTCGTCGAATGAACTCTCCGGCGCAATGCCGCCGGGGTCGACGAGGATTTCGGAGACCCTTCACTCACTCGACCTGTCAGCTAATCAATTGACAGGGGCTATTCCGCCGGAGATGGCGTCCTACTTCAGTCTCAGGTTCTTGAACCTCTCGTGGAACGAGCTCCGGGCGCCGCTGCTTCCGGAGTTCGGGTTGTTCCGTTACCTGACGGTGTTGGATCTCCGGAGCAGCAAGTTGTACGGGACTATACCCGCGGACATGTGCAAATCCGGTAGCCTCTCTGTTCTGCAACTCGACGGCAACTCCTTCAGCGGCCCAATTCCTGACGAGATCGGGAACTGTTCATCACTATATTTGCTGTAAGCATCATCATATTCACCTTGGACGAGAAAGAATCTATGTCGATCTTGATCTGTTCTGATGATTCTCTGCAGGAGTTTATCCCACAACAGCTTGAACGGATCGATTCCAGCCTCCTTGTCGCGGCTCAAGAAGCTCGAAATCCTCAAGCTGGAGTTCAACAACTTGAGCGGCGAGATACCGCAGCAGTTCGGTGGGCTGGACAACCTTCTGGCTGTTAACATATCGCACAACCGTCTCATCGGCCGGCTCCCCATGGAAGGCATATTCCAGAGCCTTGATGGCACTGCTCTGCAAGGCAATCTTGGCCTGTGCTCTCCCCTCGTGTTGGAGCCGTGCAagatgaatgtccccaagccgctGGTCCTCGACCCGGATGCCTACACTAGAGGGAACGGCAACAACATGGTCACCGTCGACCCTGCGAACCCGGTGGTTGTTCGACACAGGAAGTTCCTCAGCATCTCGTCCATGGTGGCCATCTCCGCGGCTCTCGTGATCGCGTCCGGTGTGCTTGTGATAACTCTGCTCAACATGTCGGCCCGGAGGAGGATCGTGCAGCTGGAGAACGCCCTGGAGAGCAAATGCTCGAGCTCGACGAGGTCGACGGGGACTCCCGCTGCAGGGAAGATGGTGGTGTTCGGCCCCAAGAACGATCTGAGGTCGGAGGACTTGGCTGGAAGCGCTGAGGCTCTACTGGCGAAAGCCACTGAGATAGGCAGGGGAGTcttcggtacggtgtaccgagcatcGATGGGAGAAGGGCGAACCGTCGCCATTAAGAAGCTCCTGACAGCTAACATAGTTCAGTACCACGACGACTTCGACAGAGAGGTTCGAGTGCTAGGGAAGGTAAGGCACCCGAATCTGATGCCACTGAGAGGCTACTACTGGACTCCTCAGCTCCAGCTACTGATATCCGATTACGCTCGCCATGGAAGCTTGCATTCCAGGCTTCACGAGAACCCCGAGTCGATGCCGCCGCTGTCATGGGCCGATCGCTTCCACATCGTGATTGGCACGGCCGACGGCCTCGCTCATCTGCACCAGTCATTCCGTCCTCCGATCATCCACTACAACCTGAAGCCGACCAATATACTCCTCGACGAGAGCTGCAATCCCATCATCTCCGACTTCGGCCACGCCAGGCTTCTGCCGAAGCTCGACAAGCACATCATAAGCAGCCGGTTCCAGAGCGCAATGGGCTACATGGCCCCGGAGTTAGCGTGCCAGAGCCTGAGGGTGAACGAGAAGTGCGACGTGTACGGCTTCGGCGTGCTGATTCTAGAGCTGGTGACGGGGCGGAAGCCGGTGGAGTACCGGGATGACGATGTCGTGATACTGATCGACCAGGTGAGGCTGCTGCTGGAGCAGGGCAAGGCGCTGGAGTGCATCGACGCGAGCATGGGGGAGTACCCGGAGGAGGAGGTTCTGCCGGTGCTCAAGCTAGGATTGGTGTGCGCCTCTCAGATCCCCTCGAGCAGGCCTTCTATGGCGGAGGTCGTGCAAATACTGCAGGTGATCAAGACGCCGGTGTTGGAGAGGATGGAAGCTTTCTGATGGAATTCATTCCTCGGCACCAGCGACGCGCTCTTCCTCTGTTTTCTTGCTTTGACTTCCTTGGTTCTCCTCTCAGCTGTGTTCATGGTGGGGAGGCAAATTCGGGTTTGTTTATCTGTAATTTCATAAGCATGGATTTGGTTCTTATCGTCTCAATTGGTTGCTTCAGTGAATCCAACTTCTCATTGTTTCCAGGAAGAGAAACCTTGTTGTGGATGTGTTGGACGTGCAGCTTTTGTCACCATTGTTCCCATTATATAGTGATTTATATATGTGAAGATTAGTGACGCAATGGGGCAGATCTCGTTTGGAGGATCCACGTTTGAGTATGACCATGGATTGGTCAATGTTGACCTGACTCCAAATTAGGTCAACATAATCATAACAGCAATTTCTAGAAATATGGGAAGTTGATGTCAACATTTGGGACACGTGGCTCGTAAACTAGAATACACTGTGCAACTCTCGACTCACTCAGAAGCCAATTCAACCAAACACTATTACTAACATTTCAATCCTAACATTACCAACATCCACTGCCACGTTTTCCTCATCATCTCTGACAATGTGCATACCAACAAGAGGGAAATTGTCTGTGAATCTTGGGGAGACTGACGAAGAGGAGAGGTGCTTCAGGGATCAGCGGAAGCAGGTATGGCGTGTTTGCAGAGAGGGCAGCAGAGATGGCTACTCTCCAACCATCGAGTGAGACAGCCGCCATGGAAGGCGTTCATGCATGGCATCCGCGTCACCTCCTCTCGCACGTCTAACTCTTCGAAGCAGATCAAGCAACTCTCCTCTCGGACATCTCCGCCACCTCCTTTACCGCATCCGACAACGCCGGCACGCCTCCGAAACCCCGCCTTCGTCGAAAGAAGCATCCGCTCCACTCCAGACTCGACGGAAGCTTAGTCGAAGGTCATCTCAATCCCTCTGCCCAAGTCGAGAGCCAACTCAAACGCGACATCCGAGAATGCAACGAGATCTTCCTCCAAGCGCCGAGTGGACCGGAAATCATGATCATAGGCGCCTTTATGACGCCACTATATCTATTCTCATAGTCCATTCACATTCTCACCATATTGTGAATTCGATAGGATTATATATACAGGAACAGATATGCACGATTGTTGCAGGTCCAAAATAATTTGTGTAAGAACGATAATAAAAGAGACATGCTGAAAGAGATTGGATTCCAAGAACAGTTTATTCACTGTTCAATCAGCCAAAGACGCACACTACTGTGCAATATATGTACACCATCAAACACCATCATCTATTTGGACTCTCCAAGCTTTGTTGAACCTGCATCCACTGACACTTTTTCTCCCAcctccaacaacaacaagaaagagAAATCCGTGAATCTTGGGAAGCAgattgaggaagaagagaagtgcCTCAGAGCACAGCGGTGGAAGCAGATTGCTCGTGTCTGCAGAGAGGACAACCGTTGCCGCGCTCCAACCATCGAGCGAGACAGTCAACGTGGAAGGTGTGCTTGCATGGCAACCGCGtcacctcctcctccatctcGAACTCTTCGAAGCAGATTATGCAACTGTCCTCCCGGAAATCTCCTCCAGGCTCATACTTCACAACCACCAGCTCCCTCGCCGCATCCGACGGCCCCGGCAGGCTTCAGAAAACCCCGCGGCCACGACCGACGAATTCGTCGTGAACAGACTCCGCATCGTTCCAGAAATTATCCTCGTCCCGGACGATGGTTTCGTCGTAATAAGGCTCCGGAATACTCCGGATAAGCCAGCCCACGCGGACAATTCCCATGAAATAAGGGATGTTCCGGAGGTTGTAGAAGTGTATGTCGACGGTcagttggtgaacaaatgtgttatggctgatgagtcagcattgCTTGGTCCATGGGTCGATGTCAGGAGTCTTCTGTCGGCTGAGTTGGAAGCCGAGGTAGGCCGGGCCCTCGCGACGAGGTGTTGATTAGCGTTTCTCAGTCAGAGTGTCGTCCGCGTTGAACAACGTCTCTCCATCTCCAGGCTAGTTGGTAGCTTGCCTTCATTCATTGGATGACAATTCCCAGGTTGAGACACCCGTGGCTCGAGGGTGGTCGCTTTCTTGCAAAAATGACCTTCGttgggtgattcccgactttggcccctccgacgagcaagtcagtagttgtttttctcttcttttatgtCCTCTCTCTCCTTGGTCGGATGCTAGCCATgggcttttatattattgtacgagGGTCGATCGCAAGCGGGTTCGATGTGACGGCTGATCCTTGAGGGATGAGACAGTACTTCTGTGTGGCCGTCGTCCCGGGATGTGCGGGGCGGCACCATATGGCGTCGTCCTGAGCTTCTGGGACGGGACATGTCAAACAGTGTATCGGTATGGATTCTGACTTAGCGTGTGGGTGTGCTCCCCTTATTTGACTTGGCTGTAGCGCAACGTGACATTGGTTGTGACGTGTCTTGGAccaaaaatataccttatcaattcCTCCCCGCCCCCCATCAAGGCATGTCGTGGGGTCCCTGAGGGGGTGAGAGGCATGCTTGGGTCGGAATGCTGCGGAGGTATTGGTTGCTTATGAGGGAAAGTTGGATTGGCCTATCGCGAGACAGTTTGGAGGGGCGACGTCCCGTGCCTCGGGAGAGGTTGGCTCCGTTGGTCGGGTCCAGATGAGATGAGATCGACGTGTTGTAAGTCGGATAACCGGTTTGGCGTGGCTCGAAGTTAGGGCCGATGAGTTGCGAGTTGGAGATCGAGCCGGAGCGACTCGGTAGAGGATTGGCGAGTTGCAAGTCAAGGATCGAGGTAGAGCAACTCGGTTGAAGACTAGGCCTGTTGGCTGAGTGACTGAGCTCGAGCTCAAAttttggtgccggcgggtcgtgagtcgggaaccgatcttgaGCAACCCGGGCGAGAGATTTGGCGAGTCACAAGTCAAGGATCGAGCTAGAGCGACTTGGTTAAATACTGCCTGTGGGCCGAATAACTGATCTCGGACTCAGGTTTGggtgccggcgagtcgcaagttgggaactaatctggagcgacccgggtgagagatttggcgagtcgcaagtcgaggatcgaGCTGGAGCTACTCGGTTGaagactggcgagtcgcaagtcgtggATTGAGTTGGAGCGACTTGGTAGAGGATTGGcaagtcgcaagtcgaggatcaagctggagcgactcggttgaagactgggcctgtgggccgagtcataggtgcccagcaagccaatcacgtgagtgatggcacgtgtgacttgatacagaatctttttgcttattatattttggcgtatatcactttataactattgcataaatgcatatatattgtgatgtccttggatttgtgcaatgggaatcggatcgtgatgagatcacgataatgagatcgattcacctttaaacacatatcctaaataatcccggtcataggttactcgagagggacatcgtgataaccggatagactggtgtgctgtatacccgtccatatgatggatgcagctggtctcatagctgctcgtgtagggacactagggatacagtacaggtgctcattggagaatgagttcactgattgatccgcttacggaatgctggatggttgatgatgccttattgtcagacagcgattccatagtcctagtggtgtatctggtccttagacttgagacaccaaggatgtcctgtatgagtgctccactctttgataccagacttataggtttgactgttctcagatctagtacagctggtcattgggagtggtagtcgaccttacgagggctattgagtgtcgacagaggatcatccactctcggcgtcatgagaggaatatcctatgtgttcttgctcagacaaatccctggccagggtcattcgggttgagagagaaagagttctccgggagaatccgattagagcgagactcgagtagaaaccgtatgggtctgacagcaccatgctcgatatacggtctctgggatattagatggatgagggactataggtacatggtaactgaggacagacaggtccaatggattggattcccctgtatcgtctggggactacggcgtagtggcctagtacttccgtagtcgatgagtcgagtgaattattacagagataataattcactaagttagaaggagttctgacaggtatgactcacggccagctcgatattgggcctagagggtcacacacatatggtaggcattgcgatgagtagaggttcggatatgagatatccgacggagcccttgtcttattggatgcagatccaatacccactagggaaaggacccattagggttttgacacgggatctctataaataggagggattcacagcctcataggctagagtctttgcttgcccttcctattctcctctccctctccacctcagagtaggcctggagttttgaggagcgtcgtcgcaaccctgctgtgtggatcaccgctagagaggaggacgcttgacctccttcaccctctcctaaggatctgcaaggaaacagggatatacgatctccctaggtaacacaatctctatacgcagttttgtgtttttgcggattttttgcgcaccaatcttcgcacgacgacgaacatctttttgggaatcggggatttttgttttcttgttcttccgctgcgcatatgatgtcgcccccaatgatttcccaacagtggtatcagagccaggttgttcgtgcgaatgattggttttgaactgcgtgtattgtgtttaggaagaaaattgacgtcaaa is from Musa acuminata AAA Group cultivar baxijiao chromosome BXJ1-6, Cavendish_Baxijiao_AAA, whole genome shotgun sequence and encodes:
- the LOC135676954 gene encoding probably inactive leucine-rich repeat receptor-like protein kinase At3g28040, producing MRLPNLLRQLVRVLLLSTLSCMLSPFVVSAGGADLPTPLNDEVLGLIVFKSVLEDPAGALATWNEADATPCNWSHVECGVASSRVVRLDLASLSLSGPLPRGLDRLPALASLSLADNNLSGPIPPGLSLLPSLRSLDLSRNAFSGRLPDDLSLLSSIRSLDLSSNSLAGPIPDSFFSSSHSSATTCGSLRYLSLAGNRFEGPLPSTLPQCSFLLHLNLSDNRFSGAPDFANGLWPLSRLRVLDLSRNSFSGPIPAGIGDLHNLKHLQLNHNQFSGVIPAGIGLCPHLDTLDLSFNSFDGHLPDSVQYLSSMTFLSLSNNQLSGDVLPWIGNLTSVQHLDLSNNKFTGSLPPSLGGLKELTYLSLSNNKLTGTIPDAVAECSKLTELRLKGNRLNGSIPQGLFNLGLEVLDLSSNELSGAMPPGSTRISETLHSLDLSANQLTGAIPPEMASYFSLRFLNLSWNELRAPLLPEFGLFRYLTVLDLRSSKLYGTIPADMCKSGSLSVLQLDGNSFSGPIPDEIGNCSSLYLLSLSHNSLNGSIPASLSRLKKLEILKLEFNNLSGEIPQQFGGLDNLLAVNISHNRLIGRLPMEGIFQSLDGTALQGNLGLCSPLVLEPCKMNVPKPLVLDPDAYTRGNGNNMVTVDPANPVVVRHRKFLSISSMVAISAALVIASGVLVITLLNMSARRRIVQLENALESKCSSSTRSTGTPAAGKMVVFGPKNDLRSEDLAGSAEALLAKATEIGRGVFGTVYRASMGEGRTVAIKKLLTANIVQYHDDFDREVRVLGKVRHPNLMPLRGYYWTPQLQLLISDYARHGSLHSRLHENPESMPPLSWADRFHIVIGTADGLAHLHQSFRPPIIHYNLKPTNILLDESCNPIISDFGHARLLPKLDKHIISSRFQSAMGYMAPELACQSLRVNEKCDVYGFGVLILELVTGRKPVEYRDDDVVILIDQVRLLLEQGKALECIDASMGEYPEEEVLPVLKLGLVCASQIPSSRPSMAEVVQILQVIKTPVLERMEAF